From the Chloroflexus aurantiacus J-10-fl genome, one window contains:
- a CDS encoding ATP-binding protein, whose translation MFRGLRWQFTLFYACAAVAIIALIGGGTYVSVAGYFERITDLALQHKMVHEFHALNAPLPPELAHADADWSLLRSANTTNRNRRLSADEAAQIALSVRGGEIREVKLDDSYYEVKLRDGSEIEIDAYSGKIIEIKLKGEATTTIPTSPALPSAYDAELASIFVLPLDEQGRILFNPNPAALPMPAHQEALAAALRNGSDIRTIETTTGQRVRLLTYRLTRPDGPAALQLGRLLTDQEQVLRQLVSGLIGLGLFGAVIIGFAGWWLAGRSLRPAEEAWVRQTRFIASASHELRAPLTLIRASAEVALRHADDPDQRELLSDVLSESDHMRRLVDDLLTLSRLDSGALVLQRQPVSLPSFLADLHRQVRRLGEEKGIAIQLAPITGTVLADPDRLRQVLLILIDNALRYTPSGGVITIATEPAGKQIRLSVSDNGCGIAPEHLPHLFERFYRVDVARNRSDGHAGLGLAIAKGLVEAHSGAIGIESEVNRGTRVWFTLPVAATG comes from the coding sequence GTGTTTAGGGGACTACGCTGGCAATTTACCCTGTTCTACGCCTGTGCTGCCGTAGCTATCATCGCATTGATCGGCGGCGGCACCTACGTGAGCGTTGCCGGCTACTTCGAGCGCATCACCGATCTGGCCCTCCAGCACAAGATGGTACACGAATTTCATGCGCTCAATGCCCCATTGCCACCAGAACTGGCCCACGCCGACGCCGACTGGTCACTTTTGCGGTCGGCCAACACCACGAACCGCAACCGGCGACTGTCCGCAGATGAGGCGGCGCAGATTGCCTTGAGCGTGCGTGGTGGCGAGATCAGAGAGGTCAAATTAGATGACTCATACTACGAAGTCAAACTGCGTGACGGCAGCGAGATCGAGATTGATGCATACAGCGGCAAGATCATCGAAATCAAGCTCAAAGGCGAGGCGACGACGACCATCCCTACCAGTCCAGCTCTGCCATCCGCGTATGATGCCGAGCTGGCATCAATCTTTGTTCTGCCCCTCGATGAGCAGGGTCGGATTCTATTCAACCCCAATCCGGCAGCACTACCGATGCCGGCCCATCAAGAAGCGTTAGCCGCTGCGTTACGTAACGGCTCTGACATCCGCACCATCGAGACCACCACCGGCCAGCGCGTCCGTCTGCTCACCTATCGCCTCACCCGACCTGACGGCCCGGCAGCCCTGCAATTGGGGCGTCTCCTGACCGATCAGGAACAGGTATTGCGACAGTTGGTATCAGGACTCATCGGCCTGGGTTTGTTCGGCGCCGTGATTATCGGCTTTGCCGGCTGGTGGCTGGCCGGACGATCACTCCGCCCGGCAGAAGAAGCCTGGGTGCGCCAGACGCGCTTTATTGCCAGTGCCAGCCATGAATTGCGGGCGCCCCTCACCCTGATTCGGGCCAGTGCCGAAGTTGCACTGCGCCACGCCGACGATCCAGATCAACGCGAACTCCTGTCTGACGTGCTGAGTGAAAGCGATCACATGCGGCGTCTGGTCGATGATCTGCTGACCCTCTCACGTCTCGACAGCGGTGCCCTGGTCTTACAGCGCCAACCGGTATCGCTCCCATCATTCCTCGCCGATCTCCACCGGCAGGTACGGCGCCTGGGAGAGGAAAAGGGCATCGCAATTCAGCTTGCGCCAATCACCGGCACTGTACTCGCCGATCCGGATCGCTTACGGCAGGTGTTATTAATCCTGATCGACAACGCCCTGCGCTATACCCCATCTGGAGGCGTTATTACCATCGCCACCGAACCGGCAGGAAAACAGATTCGTCTGAGTGTCAGCGACAACGGCTGCGGAATTGCCCCGGAACACCTCCCTCACCTCTTCGAGCGCTTCTATCGGGTTGATGTGGCACGGAATCGGAGTGATGGGCATGCCGGCCTTGGGCTGGCAATAGCCAAAGGACTGGTTGAAGCACACAGCGGCGCCATCGGTATTGAGAGCGAGGTCAATCGCGGCACGCGGGTCTGGTTTACGTTACCGGTGGCGGCAACCGGGTGA
- a CDS encoding 3-oxoacyl-ACP synthase III, which yields MLFRHVMIEAVSYVLAPHRITSDWIEDQIAETMERLRFPRGKLEALSGIRERRFWDEGTLPSTVATMAAERLLDQVAIDRERIGLLINTSVCQDYLEPSTACFVHRNLGLSPRAINYDVRNACLGFLNGMAIAGMMIEAGTIEYALIVDGEGAQDAVMATIRRLRRPETTKQDLRDNFATLTLGSGGAAMLLTHERFARNGHRLNGVVTLAATQYNHLCLGQPDYMKTDAGALMHAGVELAVDTWRLAQEVLPNWSDRQIALYAPHQVGARHMAAVTKALHITPSKLFLNFPTLGNVGPAALPISLAQAAEAGRLRAGDHVGLLGIGSGLNCSMMSVTW from the coding sequence GTGCTATTCAGGCATGTCATGATCGAAGCAGTCAGTTATGTGTTAGCTCCTCATCGGATCACATCCGATTGGATCGAGGATCAGATTGCCGAAACAATGGAGCGTTTACGCTTCCCACGCGGCAAATTAGAGGCGCTATCGGGTATTCGCGAGCGTCGCTTTTGGGATGAAGGAACGCTGCCCAGCACGGTTGCAACTATGGCGGCTGAGCGTCTCCTCGATCAGGTGGCGATTGATCGCGAACGCATCGGGCTGCTGATCAATACCTCGGTTTGTCAGGATTACCTCGAACCATCAACCGCGTGCTTCGTGCATCGTAATCTTGGCCTTTCGCCGCGAGCAATTAACTACGATGTGCGCAATGCGTGTCTGGGTTTTCTCAACGGCATGGCGATTGCCGGTATGATGATCGAAGCCGGAACCATCGAATATGCGCTGATCGTTGATGGCGAGGGTGCGCAGGATGCAGTCATGGCAACGATTCGGCGACTGCGTCGCCCAGAGACAACCAAACAGGATTTGCGCGATAATTTTGCGACCCTGACGTTGGGGTCTGGTGGTGCAGCAATGCTGCTCACCCACGAACGCTTTGCCCGGAATGGTCACCGGTTGAATGGGGTGGTGACCCTGGCGGCAACGCAATACAACCACTTGTGTTTGGGGCAGCCGGACTATATGAAAACAGATGCCGGCGCGCTGATGCATGCCGGCGTAGAGCTGGCCGTAGATACCTGGCGTCTGGCCCAAGAGGTCTTGCCGAACTGGAGTGACCGGCAGATTGCCCTCTACGCACCGCACCAGGTTGGTGCACGCCACATGGCGGCGGTGACGAAAGCGCTCCACATCACACCTTCCAAGCTCTTTCTCAATTTTCCGACGTTGGGCAATGTCGGTCCGGCAGCATTGCCGATTTCGCTGGCGCAAGCGGCAGAAGCCGGACGGCTGCGTGCAGGAGATCATGTCGGGCTGCTCGGCATTGGTTCCGGCTTGAACTGTTCAATGATGAGTGTGACGTGGTGA
- a CDS encoding NAD-dependent epimerase/dehydratase family protein, producing MIALVTGGNGFVGRYIVEQLLARGDHVRVIGRGAYPELQSLGAETYQADLTLPESAPVLARAMRGVTTVFHVAAKAGLWGSYDDFYRANVSATQRVVKAAIRAGVPKLVYTSTPSVVIGHEDIHGGDEHLPYPRRYLAPYPHTKAIAERYVLAQTDIATVSLRPHLIWGPRDPHILPRLLRRARRRMLFQIGDGTNLVDVCYVENAATAHIQAASALNERSPLRGRAYFIGQERPVNLWQFIGEILKAANCPPVRGRISASAATILATGLELLYTILRLPGEPPLTRLMVHELSHSHWFSHAAAERDFGYTPRISIEEGLERTFALTGSQP from the coding sequence ATGATTGCATTAGTTACCGGGGGGAATGGGTTTGTCGGTCGTTACATCGTCGAGCAACTGCTGGCACGTGGTGATCATGTGCGCGTGATTGGACGTGGTGCCTATCCTGAATTGCAATCACTGGGGGCTGAGACCTATCAGGCCGACCTGACCTTACCTGAGTCGGCGCCGGTGCTGGCACGGGCAATGCGCGGGGTAACGACCGTATTTCACGTTGCTGCGAAAGCCGGATTATGGGGTAGCTACGACGACTTCTACCGGGCCAACGTCAGTGCCACCCAGCGGGTGGTCAAGGCGGCCATTCGGGCCGGCGTGCCAAAACTGGTCTATACCTCAACCCCTTCGGTTGTGATTGGACACGAGGACATCCACGGTGGGGACGAACACCTGCCATACCCCAGGCGGTATCTTGCACCGTATCCGCACACCAAGGCGATTGCCGAACGGTACGTGCTTGCCCAGACCGACATTGCGACGGTTTCGTTGCGTCCACATCTGATCTGGGGGCCACGCGATCCCCACATTCTGCCGCGGCTGCTCCGACGCGCACGACGGCGAATGCTCTTCCAAATCGGTGATGGAACAAATCTAGTTGACGTATGTTACGTCGAAAATGCTGCCACTGCGCACATCCAGGCAGCTTCAGCGCTGAACGAACGCTCGCCGCTCCGTGGTCGCGCCTACTTCATTGGTCAGGAACGTCCGGTCAACCTCTGGCAATTTATCGGCGAAATTCTGAAAGCGGCCAACTGTCCACCGGTACGCGGTCGGATATCAGCGTCAGCAGCAACAATCCTGGCTACCGGCTTAGAATTGCTTTACACCATACTCCGCCTTCCCGGCGAGCCACCACTCACGCGCCTGATGGTACACGAACTCAGCCATTCGCACTGGTTTAGCCATGCTGCTGCTGAACGAGATTTTGGGTACACGCCGCGGATCAGCATTGAGGAAGGTTTAGAGCGCACGTTTGCCCTGACAGGCAGCCAGCCGTAA
- a CDS encoding alpha/beta fold hydrolase produces MVIHTEVPAPIRALFPFHVHEYALPAGVMRYVDEGSGTPVVLLHGNPTWSFFYRRLIPLLRTQRRVIAPDHLGCGLSDKPQHYRYSLVNHIANLESLLTWLDVGPVDLVVHDWGGAIGMGWAVRHPDLVRRIVVLNTAAFLSPHVPLRIAAGKLPRLGEWAIRQLNAFAIAATTMAVTRPLPAAVREGYLWPYRTFADRIAIARFVQDIPLHPGHPTWPVVDAIDRELVHLRDKPVRIFWGGRDWCFDDRFLAGWLHRFPSAHVTRLDDAGHYVLEDASAEMIALLAHWLLSE; encoded by the coding sequence ATGGTGATACATACCGAAGTACCGGCACCGATCCGCGCACTCTTCCCGTTTCACGTACACGAATATGCTCTGCCTGCCGGTGTGATGCGCTACGTGGATGAAGGCAGTGGGACACCGGTGGTTTTGCTGCATGGCAATCCGACATGGTCGTTCTTCTATCGTCGCCTGATCCCGCTGCTTCGCACACAACGGCGGGTGATTGCGCCTGATCACCTGGGATGTGGATTGTCGGATAAGCCGCAACATTATCGCTACTCGCTCGTCAATCATATCGCCAACCTGGAGAGCCTGCTGACCTGGCTTGATGTTGGGCCGGTTGATCTGGTTGTGCATGATTGGGGTGGTGCGATTGGAATGGGGTGGGCGGTACGCCATCCCGATTTGGTGCGGCGGATCGTTGTGCTGAATACGGCAGCATTCCTCTCGCCCCATGTGCCGTTGCGAATTGCCGCCGGCAAGTTGCCCAGGCTGGGAGAATGGGCCATCCGGCAACTTAATGCGTTTGCCATCGCAGCAACCACCATGGCAGTTACCCGCCCGTTACCAGCAGCGGTGCGCGAGGGCTATCTCTGGCCTTACCGGACGTTCGCCGACCGGATTGCGATTGCTCGTTTTGTACAAGACATTCCACTGCATCCCGGCCATCCAACATGGCCTGTAGTTGATGCGATTGATCGTGAGCTGGTACATCTGCGTGATAAACCGGTGCGAATTTTTTGGGGTGGACGGGACTGGTGTTTTGATGATCGGTTTCTGGCCGGCTGGCTACACCGGTTTCCCTCTGCCCACGTTACCCGTCTCGATGATGCCGGGCATTATGTGTTAGAAGACGCTTCCGCTGAGATGATTGCGCTGCTGGCGCACTGGTTGTTGTCAGAGTAA
- a CDS encoding fatty acid CoA ligase family protein, producing MRNEEQTAARVTFTVVAGANVARHLPLMARERPDQTAVVSGVGRDRAGKVIYRRQSFAGLHAASDRLAWGLTAYGLRKGMRVLLMVPAGVPLISLTFALMKAGCVPILIDPAMGRRNLAQCIAEVEPEAFIGVPRAHLLRLIFPRSCATIRYAVSVGPALPGAAALRELDIPMKTAFPLADMRSDDPAAIVFTSGSTGTPKGVLYTHGMFEAQIHTLRDLFGIAAGEVEMPAFPLFALFNVALGVTSAIPPIDPTRPAQCDPAAVVEFIRDLGVTSTFGSPAIWEKVTAYCLTHGIQLPSLRRVLMAGAPVPIHLHERLHRILSPTADSFTPYGATEALPVTSISGREVLAAHTEYPSPLAGTCIGYPVPGVEVAIIPITDEPIHAWQDTHRLPPGVIGEICVSGATVTHTYVGRPQATALAKISDGNRIWHRMGDLGYFDERGRLWFYGRKSQRVITAHGTLFTEPVERLFNQHPAVARSALVGIGKPGTQLPVVVVERRRDRAISTSQLIRELRQLATTTETTAIIQTFLIHPSFPVDIRHNAKIFREQLADWAARRLCIPV from the coding sequence ATGCGCAACGAAGAACAGACCGCTGCGCGCGTCACCTTCACAGTGGTGGCCGGCGCGAACGTTGCCCGCCACCTGCCCTTGATGGCCCGGGAGCGTCCGGATCAGACCGCTGTTGTCAGTGGGGTTGGACGGGATCGGGCAGGGAAGGTCATCTACCGTAGACAGAGCTTTGCCGGTTTACACGCGGCCAGTGATCGGCTGGCGTGGGGGCTGACGGCTTATGGGTTACGGAAGGGAATGCGGGTTTTGCTGATGGTTCCGGCGGGTGTGCCGCTGATCAGCCTTACCTTTGCGTTGATGAAGGCCGGTTGTGTGCCGATTCTGATTGACCCGGCAATGGGGCGGCGGAATCTGGCTCAGTGCATTGCCGAAGTCGAACCAGAGGCATTCATCGGGGTACCGCGGGCGCATCTGTTACGGCTGATCTTTCCCCGCTCCTGTGCGACCATTAGATATGCCGTCTCGGTAGGGCCAGCCTTGCCCGGTGCTGCTGCCTTACGCGAGCTTGACATACCGATGAAGACAGCGTTTCCGCTGGCGGATATGCGATCTGATGATCCGGCAGCAATTGTCTTTACCAGTGGTAGCACCGGTACCCCGAAAGGTGTGCTCTATACGCACGGGATGTTTGAGGCGCAGATTCATACGCTGCGCGATCTGTTTGGGATTGCCGCGGGTGAGGTCGAGATGCCGGCCTTCCCGCTCTTCGCCCTGTTCAATGTTGCCCTGGGGGTGACATCGGCAATTCCGCCCATCGATCCGACCCGACCGGCGCAGTGCGATCCGGCAGCCGTGGTTGAGTTTATCCGTGATCTCGGCGTAACATCGACCTTCGGTTCACCGGCAATCTGGGAAAAGGTGACAGCGTATTGCCTGACCCACGGTATTCAACTACCGTCGCTCCGGCGGGTGTTGATGGCGGGAGCACCGGTGCCAATCCATCTGCACGAGCGTTTGCATCGCATTCTATCACCTACGGCTGATAGCTTTACCCCTTACGGAGCCACCGAAGCGTTGCCGGTAACTTCAATCAGCGGTCGTGAGGTACTGGCAGCGCATACCGAATACCCCTCACCACTGGCCGGGACATGTATTGGCTATCCGGTTCCCGGCGTTGAGGTCGCGATTATTCCGATCACCGATGAGCCAATTCACGCCTGGCAGGATACGCACCGCTTGCCGCCCGGCGTCATTGGCGAGATTTGTGTGAGTGGTGCCACCGTCACCCATACCTACGTCGGGCGGCCCCAGGCGACCGCGTTAGCCAAAATCAGTGATGGCAACCGCATCTGGCACCGCATGGGTGATCTCGGTTATTTCGACGAGCGAGGGCGGCTCTGGTTTTACGGGCGTAAAAGTCAGCGCGTGATTACGGCGCATGGAACGCTCTTCACCGAGCCGGTTGAGCGCCTCTTCAACCAGCATCCGGCAGTTGCCCGTTCGGCGCTGGTGGGGATCGGGAAGCCCGGCACACAATTGCCGGTCGTCGTTGTCGAACGGCGGCGTGATCGGGCCATTTCAACCTCACAACTGATCCGTGAGCTGCGCCAACTGGCGACCACAACCGAAACCACAGCAATCATCCAGACCTTTCTGATCCATCCGTCATTTCCAGTAGACATTCGCCATAACGCAAAGATTTTTCGCGAACAACTGGCCGATTGGGCCGCACGTCGCCTGTGTATACCTGTGTGA
- a CDS encoding carbohydrate-binding module family 20 domain-containing protein has translation MPGTRFPSLRRLVLVVALLMVVSSLPFGPVHHSTARAQTSSPRTVFVHLFEWKWTDIAQECENFLGPRGFAAVQVSPPQEHAIVAGYPWWQRYQPVSYQLTSRSGTRAEFANMVARCKAVGVDIYVDAVINHMTGVGSGVGSAGSTYSPYNYPGIYQYQDFHHCGRNGNDDIQNYGDRYEVQNCELVNLADLDTGSSYVRDRLAAYLNDLISLGVAGFRIDAAKHIAAGDIAAILSRVNGSPYIYQEVIGAAGEPITPWEYTNNGDVTEFKYSNEIGRVFLNGKLAWLSQFGEAWGMLPSDKAIVFVDNHDNQRGHGGGGTVVTYKNGVLYDLANVFMLAWPYGYPQVMSSYEFSNDFQGPPSDANGNTRSVYVNGQPNCFGEWKCEHRWRPIANMVAFRNATASTFSVSDWWSNGNNQIAFGRGDKGFVVINREDTTLNRTFQTSMAPGVYCNVIVADFTNGTCSGQTVTVDSNRRITVSIPPFSALAIHVGAKLSTQPATVAVTFNVNATTYWGQNVFVVGNIPQLGNWNPAQAVPLSAATYPVWSGTVNLPANTTIEYKYIKRDGSNVVWECCNNRVITTPGSGSMTLNETWRP, from the coding sequence ATGCCCGGCACTCGCTTTCCCTCGCTTCGTCGGCTCGTCCTCGTTGTCGCCCTTCTCATGGTGGTAAGTAGTCTTCCGTTCGGTCCGGTGCACCATTCAACCGCACGTGCCCAAACCTCATCACCACGTACCGTATTTGTTCATCTCTTTGAATGGAAGTGGACGGACATTGCCCAGGAATGCGAGAACTTTCTGGGGCCACGCGGCTTTGCGGCAGTGCAGGTGTCGCCACCGCAAGAGCACGCGATTGTTGCCGGTTATCCGTGGTGGCAACGGTATCAACCGGTCAGTTATCAATTGACCAGTCGTAGCGGGACACGGGCTGAATTCGCCAATATGGTTGCCCGTTGCAAAGCGGTCGGTGTTGACATTTATGTTGATGCGGTCATCAATCATATGACCGGCGTCGGCAGCGGTGTCGGATCGGCTGGCTCAACGTATAGCCCGTACAACTATCCGGGCATCTATCAATATCAGGATTTTCACCACTGCGGCAGAAATGGCAACGATGACATCCAGAATTATGGTGATCGGTACGAAGTTCAGAACTGCGAACTGGTGAATCTTGCCGATCTCGATACCGGATCATCGTATGTGCGGGATCGCTTAGCTGCCTATTTGAACGATCTCATCAGTCTGGGAGTTGCCGGTTTTCGGATTGACGCAGCTAAACACATTGCTGCCGGGGATATTGCCGCAATTTTATCCCGTGTGAATGGGAGTCCGTACATTTACCAGGAAGTGATCGGTGCGGCTGGCGAACCGATTACACCGTGGGAATACACAAATAATGGTGATGTCACTGAATTTAAGTATAGCAACGAGATCGGGCGGGTCTTTTTGAATGGTAAGCTGGCATGGCTGAGTCAGTTTGGCGAAGCCTGGGGGATGCTGCCAAGCGACAAAGCGATTGTCTTCGTTGATAATCACGACAACCAGCGCGGGCATGGCGGTGGTGGGACTGTGGTCACATACAAGAATGGTGTGCTGTACGATCTGGCAAACGTGTTTATGCTAGCGTGGCCGTATGGGTACCCCCAGGTGATGTCAAGTTATGAGTTTAGCAATGATTTTCAAGGGCCACCGAGTGATGCGAACGGCAACACGCGCAGCGTCTATGTTAACGGCCAGCCCAATTGCTTTGGCGAATGGAAATGCGAGCATCGCTGGCGACCAATTGCGAATATGGTAGCGTTCCGCAATGCCACAGCGAGTACATTCAGTGTGAGTGATTGGTGGAGTAACGGCAACAACCAGATCGCCTTTGGTCGTGGCGATAAAGGGTTTGTCGTTATCAATCGTGAGGATACAACGCTGAATCGCACGTTTCAGACGAGTATGGCGCCTGGGGTCTACTGCAATGTGATTGTTGCCGATTTTACAAACGGTACGTGCAGTGGGCAAACCGTCACCGTGGACAGTAATCGACGGATAACGGTCTCTATTCCGCCTTTCAGTGCTCTTGCCATCCATGTAGGAGCGAAGTTGTCTACGCAACCGGCAACTGTTGCGGTTACTTTCAACGTGAATGCGACGACCTACTGGGGGCAGAACGTGTTTGTGGTTGGGAATATCCCGCAATTGGGCAACTGGAACCCGGCGCAGGCTGTGCCCCTTTCAGCGGCTACGTATCCGGTCTGGAGTGGTACCGTTAATCTGCCGGCAAATACCACCATCGAATACAAGTACATTAAGCGTGACGGATCAAATGTGGTGTGGGAGTGTTGTAATAATCGCGTTATTACGACGCCAGGTAGTGGCTCGATGACGCTGAATGAGACGTGGCGTCCGTGA
- a CDS encoding S9 family peptidase, with the protein MRVELPQPPVADRKPVVIRIQGDEIVDEFAWLENRDDPAVIAYLEAENAYAEAVMAPAAALRERLYHEMRGRIKEDDRSVPVPHGRYRYYSRTESGAEYPLMCRTEGDEGPEEVLLDLNALAVGHAFCRLGPYEPSPDHRRLAYGIDTTGAIIFTLYIKDLTTGDLIDAPIERVDNVAWADEQTLFYTVYDEAHRPYRLYRHVVGTSPADDVLVYEETDERFNVSLRRSRSGAYLFLTCYSHGGTEVRYVPTATPFAEWRVIYPRRPKIEYFVDHHGDRFYIRTNDGAENFRLVSAPVDHPTDVVEILPERADTLIDGVTCFADYLVVYERRAGLRQIRISDPDGNNPRYVSFPEPVYTCTPDANKEFVTDQLRLSYSSLVTPPSIVAYDMRRGTWQVLKQEEIPSGYDPSLYVSERLWVSAPDGVQVPMSIVYRRDRPRNGGPCLLVGYGAYGYSYDPAFDSKRLSLLDRGFVVAIAHIRGGQELGRQWYEQGRMLHKPNTFSDFIACAEHLINEGYTSPSHLAISGRSAGGLLMSAVVNARPDLFQAVVAGVPFTNVIIAMLKPDLPLTATEWEQWGNPAIEEEYRVMRSYDPYLNLKPGAYPHILATAGLHDLQVPYWDPAKWVAKLRTVKTNDTMLLLRTNLQAGHSGHSGRFARLEEFAWEYAFILTALGIHA; encoded by the coding sequence ATGCGCGTAGAGTTACCTCAACCTCCCGTGGCTGATCGTAAGCCGGTGGTGATCCGGATACAGGGTGATGAGATTGTTGATGAGTTTGCCTGGCTGGAAAACCGTGATGATCCCGCAGTGATTGCCTATCTTGAGGCGGAAAATGCGTATGCCGAAGCAGTGATGGCGCCAGCCGCCGCCCTCCGTGAGCGCCTCTACCACGAGATGCGTGGTCGCATCAAAGAAGATGATCGCTCGGTGCCGGTGCCGCATGGTCGTTATCGCTATTATTCACGCACGGAAAGTGGTGCCGAGTATCCACTGATGTGTCGTACTGAGGGTGATGAGGGGCCGGAAGAGGTGCTGCTCGATCTGAACGCGCTGGCTGTCGGGCATGCGTTCTGTCGGCTTGGCCCATACGAGCCTTCCCCGGATCATCGTCGTCTCGCCTATGGTATCGATACCACTGGTGCGATTATTTTTACGCTCTACATTAAAGACCTGACGACGGGTGATCTTATTGATGCGCCGATTGAACGGGTTGACAACGTGGCATGGGCTGATGAGCAGACACTGTTTTATACGGTATACGATGAGGCGCATCGTCCATACCGTCTCTATCGCCACGTTGTAGGTACGTCTCCCGCTGATGATGTGCTGGTGTACGAAGAGACGGACGAGCGTTTCAATGTGAGTCTGCGCCGGAGTCGTTCGGGTGCGTATCTGTTTCTGACGTGCTACAGTCACGGTGGCACCGAGGTGCGGTATGTGCCGACGGCGACTCCGTTTGCTGAGTGGCGGGTGATCTATCCGCGCCGACCGAAGATTGAGTACTTTGTCGATCATCACGGGGATCGGTTTTATATCAGGACGAATGATGGGGCCGAGAATTTTCGGCTGGTGAGTGCGCCGGTAGACCATCCGACAGATGTGGTTGAGATTCTGCCGGAACGTGCCGATACGCTGATCGATGGTGTTACCTGCTTCGCCGACTATCTTGTCGTCTATGAGCGACGGGCCGGGTTGCGTCAGATTCGGATTAGTGATCCGGATGGAAACAATCCGCGGTATGTTTCATTCCCCGAACCAGTCTATACCTGTACACCTGATGCAAATAAGGAATTCGTTACCGACCAGCTTCGGCTATCGTACAGCTCGTTGGTCACGCCGCCGTCTATCGTCGCCTACGATATGCGTCGGGGAACCTGGCAGGTGCTGAAACAGGAAGAGATTCCTTCGGGCTACGATCCGTCGCTCTATGTCAGTGAGCGGCTTTGGGTTTCAGCACCGGATGGGGTGCAGGTGCCGATGTCGATTGTCTATCGTCGCGACCGACCGCGGAACGGTGGCCCCTGTTTGCTGGTTGGGTATGGCGCGTATGGCTACAGTTACGATCCTGCGTTCGACAGTAAGCGTTTGAGTCTGCTTGATCGCGGCTTTGTCGTGGCGATTGCCCATATTCGTGGTGGGCAGGAGTTGGGGCGGCAGTGGTACGAACAGGGACGGATGCTCCACAAGCCGAACACGTTTAGCGATTTTATTGCCTGTGCGGAACATTTGATCAACGAGGGTTACACCTCGCCGTCACACCTGGCGATCAGTGGCCGCAGCGCCGGTGGGTTGCTGATGAGTGCCGTGGTGAATGCCCGGCCTGACCTCTTCCAGGCCGTGGTAGCCGGCGTGCCCTTTACCAATGTGATTATCGCCATGCTCAAACCCGATCTGCCGCTGACCGCTACCGAATGGGAGCAATGGGGGAACCCGGCAATTGAGGAAGAATATCGGGTGATGCGCTCGTATGATCCGTACCTGAACCTGAAACCGGGTGCGTACCCGCATATCCTGGCGACCGCTGGTCTGCATGACCTTCAGGTGCCGTATTGGGACCCGGCCAAGTGGGTGGCAAAATTGCGCACCGTGAAGACAAATGACACGATGCTGCTGTTGCGCACCAACCTTCAGGCCGGGCACAGCGGTCATTCGGGGCGGTTCGCCCGACTCGAAGAGTTTGCCTGGGAGTATGCGTTTATCTTAACCGCATTGGGCATCCATGCGTAG